Part of the Sulfitobacter donghicola DSW-25 = KCTC 12864 = JCM 14565 genome, GCAATGACGCAGTTGGCCGATACCTTTGCGCCAGTGTCGATTACCAAAGATGGCTTCTCGGTTGGCAATATGACCTCCGTTGACGTTGACGGTAACGGTTATGTGCACGCGACATTTGACACCGGTGTTACGCGGACAATCTATCAAGTGCCGCTGGTCGTACTGCCAAACCCTAACGGCATGGTCTCGCTAGATTCTCAAACTTTCCAACCCTCTGTGGATAGTGGTTCCTTCTTCTTGTGGGATGCGGGGGATGGGCCTACCGGGGATATCGTATCTTACGCTCGTGAAGAATCGACCACGGATGTTGCCAATGAGCTGACCTCGATGATCCAAACGCAGCGCGCTTATTCATCCAACGCCAAGGTTATCCAGACCGTCGATGAAATGCTGCAAGAAACCACCAACATCAAACGCTAACACCTTATCACCGGTGAAGTCATAGACACTTTACCGGTGACGCAAGGAGGATTTTATGTCGATTTCCAGCGCAATGAACGCGGCTATCAGTGGGTTACGTGCTACGGCACTTGGCTCCGAGGTTGTTTCAACAAACATCTCGAATGCTCTGACCCCCTCATATGGAGCACGCCAGCTAGATTTGGCATCAATGTCAAACGGAACCGCCGGTGTTTCGATCAATGGCATCAGCCGACGGATGGACGAGGGTATTGTCTCGGATCTTCGAGCTGCAGATGCGGCGATGCAAAACTCGCAGTCCGCTGTGGATTTTTTTACGCAGGTGGAAGACATTGTTGGCTTGGCTGGAGATGAATACGGGCTAAACGGCCGTCTTGCCGCCTTTGAGGAAAGCCTAATAGATGCGGCAAGCCGCCCGGATGTCAGTGAACGGCTTTCCGCCGCAGTGAGTAGTGCCAGCCGCCTTGCCGAAGGCATTAGCGATGCTTCCGCTGAAATCCAAGAAATGCGAACTCGCGCGGATACAATGATCGCTCAAGATGTTGCAACGTTGAATAGCTCCTTGGAGCAGGTCCGGCAGCTAAATGTTCAGATTGCTTCGACAGGTTCTGCGGGAACAAGCGATCCAACTCTTTTCGACCAACGGCAAGAGATCTTGGACACCATCGGCTCGATAGTTCCGATCAATGTTGTCCCCAAAGAAAACGGAGCAGTAACCATTTACTCCGAAGGTGGCGCGATCCTGCTGGATCTGTCCGCTGCTGAATTCGGGTTCGATAAACGCAATCTCGTAACGGAACATCAGACATTAGAAGCTGGCACTTTATCCGGCCTGACCATGAATGGGCAGGACATCAAAACATCTGCATTGGGCGGCGGAAGCCTAAGCGGGTATTTCGATGTTCGGGATGATTTTGGTGTTGAGGCGCAAACCAAGCTAGATGTCATTGCCAGAGATCTGGTCGAGAGATTTCAGGATCCTAGCCTCGACAGCACTTTGAATGTTGGTGATGCAGGCCTATTTACCGATGCTGGTGCAGCCTTCGACCCAGCAAATGAAGTAGGGTTGAGCCGCCGCTTAACACTTAACCAAGCCGTTGATCCCGATGCGGGGGGAGAAACTTGGCGATTACGGGACGGCCTTGGTGCATCAACGGTCGGCGCCGTTGGTGACGCTAGTCTATTGAACAGCTATAGCGATTCCATTGAAGCCTCACGCGTCCCTTCCTCTAGTGGTTTGGGCACGGTGTCAGTCGGTTTTGCCGACTTAATCGCAACCTTCTCTGGCGAACTGGCAACAAGCAGAAGCGTTGCGGAACAGGACCTTTCGTTCACGTCCGCACGACATACTGAACTGACAGAAGTTCAGCTATCACAGGGCGTTGATACTGACCAAGAACTGCAAAACCTGCTTGTTCTAGAGCAAGCATATGCGGCCAATGCCCGTGTAATTCAGGCCGCCAGCGAAATGCTAGATACGTTAATGGGGTTATAAATGACTATTAGTTCACTCGGCGATCTCTCTCAAAGTTATATGGTGCAATCGCGCAGTACTGCTCTCAAACAAGATATTCAGCGCCTCACAACCGAACTTGCTTCTGGCAACCTTGTCGATGTTCGTGAGGCCATTGGTGGGAACACTGCTTATATTAATGACCTTGAACGTAACCTGACCAAATTGGATGGATACGATCTAACAACAGTTGAGGCCGGGCAACTCACCGGCGGTGCACAAGTCGCTCTGGAACAGATCGGCAGTTTGGCAACCTCATTTCGCGACTCGTTGTTGACTGCAAACAACTCTGGAACTTCCGAAGTCCCGGAGAGCCTCATCGCAGAAGCGAACGCCAACCTTGACGGGGTGATTGCTGCGATGAACACAGAAATTGGCGGTCGAAGCATCTTTGCAGGAACAGCAACGAACTCTGCGGCAATAACATCTTCCGAAGACTTGCTTGCGGCTTTGACGACAGCCGTTTCAGGCGCAAGCAGTGTTGATGACATGCTGGTCTTGGCGGAAGCGTGGTTCGACGATCCGGCCGGCTTTGAGAGCACTGCTTATCTTGGTTCGGATCAGTATCTTTCTCCCATCCCGCTTTCCGAGCGGAATGAGGCCAGATTAGATGTACGTGCGGATGATCCGGTTTTCCGCGACACCCTACGAAATATAGCATTGGTAGCGATTTCAAATGATCCGTCCTTGGCCCTTACGCCATCCCAACAGGGCGATCTTATTCAAAAATCCATTGGGCAGGCTTTTACAAACAGTGACGCGATCATCGACATTCAAGCAGAAGTCGGCGTAACGGAAAGCCAAATCGAAAGAGTATCAGTGAGTAACAGCGCCGAACGCACCAGCTTGGAATTAGCCCGTAGTAACCTTCTTTCTGCCGATCCTTTTGAAGCCGCCACAGAACTGGAGCAAGTCCAATTTCAATTGCAAAGCCTATTCACGATCACCTCACGTATGTCACAGCTTTCTTTGGTGAATTTCCTATGAAAACCTTAATCCAGATCGTTTTGTGTTTAAGTCTGTTTGTGACAATGGCCAGCTCATCTGTCGCTAGTCCGGTACGTCTAAAAGATCTTGTGAATTTTGACGGTGTCCGAGGGAACGATCTGGTTGGATATGGGTTGGTAGTGGGGCTGGATGGTTCCGGCGATGGTCTGCGAAATGCACCATTCACCGAAGATATCATGACCAATATTTTGGAACGCCTAGGTGTAAATGTAACGGGCGAACAATTCAGGCCCAAAAATGTTGCGGCCGTTTTGGTGACCGCAACCCTCCCCCCATTTGCCCGTGCCGGTGGCCAGATAGACGTAACAGTATCTGCAATTGGCGATGCAAAAAGCCTTTTGGGCGGTACGCTAATCATGACTCCCTTGAACGCAGCCGATGGCGACATTTATGCAGTTGCTCAGGGTACAATAATTGCGGGCGGCGCGACGGCCGAAGGTGATGGTGGACAGGTAACACAAGGTGTGCCTACTTCGGGAACCATACCATCCGGAGCAAGAGTAGAGCGAGAAATAGAATTTCAACTCAGCTCCTTAAACGATCTTCGTCTTGCTTTGCGAGAAGCGGATTTTACAACTGCGGGCCGAATCGAGCGCGCAATTAACAAAGATTTTGGGCGCAGTGTTGCTCTCATGCTTGATAGTGGCACTGTAATGTTGAACGTTCCCGCGACCAAAATGCGTTCTGTAGCACATATTTTGGGACGGATTGAAAATATCGAAGTAGAGCCAGAACGAAAAGCCAGAGTCGTCGTAGACCAACGCTCGGGAACTATCGTTATGGGTGAAGATGTTCGTATTTCCAGAGTAGCAGTAAGTCAGGGCAACCTAACACTGCGCATTCAAGAAGAACCTTTAGTCGCGCAGCCAAATCCATTCGCCGAAGGGACGACAGTCGTTGTTCCGCGCACACGAGCCGCTATCGAAGAAGAACCTGGCATCGGGCTGGCAGAAATTCCAACGGGAGCCTCCCTTTCTCAAGTGATTGCTGGTCTAAATGCATTAGGGGTTTCCCCACGAGACATGATCGACATTCT contains:
- the flgK gene encoding flagellar hook-associated protein FlgK; the protein is MSISSAMNAAISGLRATALGSEVVSTNISNALTPSYGARQLDLASMSNGTAGVSINGISRRMDEGIVSDLRAADAAMQNSQSAVDFFTQVEDIVGLAGDEYGLNGRLAAFEESLIDAASRPDVSERLSAAVSSASRLAEGISDASAEIQEMRTRADTMIAQDVATLNSSLEQVRQLNVQIASTGSAGTSDPTLFDQRQEILDTIGSIVPINVVPKENGAVTIYSEGGAILLDLSAAEFGFDKRNLVTEHQTLEAGTLSGLTMNGQDIKTSALGGGSLSGYFDVRDDFGVEAQTKLDVIARDLVERFQDPSLDSTLNVGDAGLFTDAGAAFDPANEVGLSRRLTLNQAVDPDAGGETWRLRDGLGASTVGAVGDASLLNSYSDSIEASRVPSSSGLGTVSVGFADLIATFSGELATSRSVAEQDLSFTSARHTELTEVQLSQGVDTDQELQNLLVLEQAYAANARVIQAASEMLDTLMGL
- a CDS encoding flagellin → MTISSLGDLSQSYMVQSRSTALKQDIQRLTTELASGNLVDVREAIGGNTAYINDLERNLTKLDGYDLTTVEAGQLTGGAQVALEQIGSLATSFRDSLLTANNSGTSEVPESLIAEANANLDGVIAAMNTEIGGRSIFAGTATNSAAITSSEDLLAALTTAVSGASSVDDMLVLAEAWFDDPAGFESTAYLGSDQYLSPIPLSERNEARLDVRADDPVFRDTLRNIALVAISNDPSLALTPSQQGDLIQKSIGQAFTNSDAIIDIQAEVGVTESQIERVSVSNSAERTSLELARSNLLSADPFEAATELEQVQFQLQSLFTITSRMSQLSLVNFL
- a CDS encoding flagellar basal body P-ring protein FlgI produces the protein MASSSVASPVRLKDLVNFDGVRGNDLVGYGLVVGLDGSGDGLRNAPFTEDIMTNILERLGVNVTGEQFRPKNVAAVLVTATLPPFARAGGQIDVTVSAIGDAKSLLGGTLIMTPLNAADGDIYAVAQGTIIAGGATAEGDGGQVTQGVPTSGTIPSGARVEREIEFQLSSLNDLRLALREADFTTAGRIERAINKDFGRSVALMLDSGTVMLNVPATKMRSVAHILGRIENIEVEPERKARVVVDQRSGTIVMGEDVRISRVAVSQGNLTLRIQEEPLVAQPNPFAEGTTVVVPRTRAAIEEEPGIGLAEIPTGASLSQVIAGLNALGVSPRDMIDILKSVKAAGALHAEFIVR